Proteins co-encoded in one Kribbella qitaiheensis genomic window:
- a CDS encoding protein phosphatase 2C domain-containing protein → MGAVDGATHRVESFVIGNPGRAVLELADGPPAVPIGRADVELSAVSLEGLILRAATVRGVSHREDLEPRQDAFALAYGEVTQGGLVAVVCDGVGQYAASFRAADLAAQQIAELGSSGLDWATVFRSVNQSLLDELKAVRAAADDESAGLATTAVAVRITPADQGWNVSMAWAGDSTGWLLDSLGQWSCLTRVVDGRDDDLYSSSAVRALPSGHGAVQTDEFSITTGAVFLVSDGVGNPLAGSGEVREQLGTWWAAAPDPYTFAAQVDFARRGHTDDRTAVGIWLSEIGGAE, encoded by the coding sequence ATGGGGGCGGTGGACGGGGCGACCCACCGCGTCGAATCATTCGTCATCGGTAACCCGGGACGGGCCGTCCTGGAGTTGGCCGACGGACCTCCGGCGGTGCCGATAGGGCGCGCAGACGTAGAACTCAGCGCGGTGTCGCTGGAGGGGCTGATCCTCCGCGCGGCGACCGTTCGCGGAGTGTCGCACCGCGAGGACCTAGAGCCACGACAGGATGCCTTCGCGCTGGCTTACGGCGAGGTCACGCAAGGCGGTCTTGTAGCAGTCGTCTGTGACGGCGTCGGCCAGTATGCGGCCTCGTTCCGAGCAGCCGACCTCGCAGCACAGCAGATTGCGGAGCTCGGCAGTAGTGGACTGGACTGGGCAACAGTGTTTCGCTCCGTCAACCAGAGTCTGCTGGACGAACTGAAAGCGGTCCGAGCAGCGGCGGACGACGAGTCGGCCGGGCTGGCTACAACGGCGGTTGCTGTACGGATCACACCCGCCGACCAGGGGTGGAACGTCTCGATGGCGTGGGCTGGAGATTCCACCGGATGGTTGCTCGACAGCCTCGGCCAGTGGAGTTGTCTCACCCGTGTGGTGGACGGACGTGACGACGACCTGTACAGCTCCTCGGCCGTCCGGGCGCTCCCGTCCGGACACGGCGCAGTCCAGACCGACGAGTTCTCGATCACCACCGGAGCAGTGTTTCTGGTCAGCGACGGTGTGGGTAATCCCTTGGCCGGCAGCGGCGAGGTGCGGGAGCAACTGGGGACCTGGTGGGCAGCTGCGCCGGATCCGTACACCTTCGCCGCACAGGTGGACTTCGCCCGCCGCGGCCACACCGACGACCGCACTGCCGTCGGCATCTGGCTGAGCGAGATCGGTGGCGCGGAATGA
- a CDS encoding glycoside hydrolase family 18 protein gives MSVKRRSLALLVAAAVTVPLGLSAVPAEAHSQKRVVGYYTQWSGYDRNFLVSDLVKNGTAAKLTQLNYAFGFLDPAGNCVSSDPWADYQRPFTAEQSVSGKADEAGQALSGNLNQLKQLKQKFPKLRISISLGGWTGSKYFSDAALTPVSRAASVKSCLDMWLKGNLPGAPAGAVKGVFDGVDLDWEWPASEGNPGNVIRPEDKANFAALVHEYRKQLDKASWPFRGRYNLSAFLPANPTMIDKGFDVPKVFKDLTFGTTQGYDYHGTWEPLTNQQSAIDGPAADPTTPEFSSQVTIDSYLSRGAPRNKLVMGVPFYSHGWTGVTNENHGLFQPATGAAPATFEAGTEDYRYLKAKLSTFNVYRDNKAGFAWLFDGTTFWTWDDPIEMKRKAQYISNRNLGGAMIWSLDGDTPTGELISALHRNLR, from the coding sequence ATGTCGGTGAAACGTCGGAGCCTTGCGTTGCTGGTGGCAGCTGCGGTGACAGTCCCTCTGGGGCTTTCCGCGGTGCCTGCCGAGGCCCACAGTCAGAAGCGTGTTGTCGGTTACTACACCCAGTGGAGCGGTTACGACCGCAACTTCCTGGTGAGTGACCTGGTCAAGAACGGTACGGCCGCCAAACTCACCCAGCTGAACTATGCGTTCGGCTTCCTGGATCCTGCGGGCAACTGCGTCTCCAGCGACCCGTGGGCCGACTACCAGCGGCCGTTCACCGCCGAGCAGAGCGTCAGCGGCAAGGCCGACGAGGCCGGGCAGGCGTTGTCCGGCAACCTGAACCAGCTGAAGCAGCTGAAGCAGAAGTTCCCGAAGCTCCGGATCAGCATCTCGCTCGGCGGCTGGACCGGGTCGAAGTACTTCTCCGACGCCGCGCTCACCCCGGTCTCCCGGGCCGCGAGTGTGAAGTCCTGCCTGGACATGTGGCTGAAGGGCAACCTGCCGGGCGCACCGGCCGGTGCCGTGAAGGGGGTCTTCGACGGCGTCGACCTCGACTGGGAATGGCCGGCCAGCGAGGGCAACCCGGGCAACGTGATCCGTCCCGAGGACAAGGCGAACTTCGCCGCCCTGGTGCACGAGTACCGCAAGCAGCTGGACAAGGCGTCCTGGCCGTTCCGCGGCCGGTACAACCTGAGCGCGTTCCTGCCGGCGAACCCGACGATGATCGACAAGGGCTTCGACGTACCGAAGGTCTTCAAGGACCTGACCTTCGGTACGACGCAGGGCTACGACTACCACGGCACGTGGGAGCCACTGACGAACCAGCAGTCCGCGATCGACGGTCCGGCGGCTGACCCGACCACACCGGAGTTCAGCTCTCAGGTGACGATCGACTCGTACCTGTCCCGGGGCGCGCCGCGGAACAAGCTGGTGATGGGCGTGCCGTTCTACTCGCACGGCTGGACCGGCGTCACGAACGAGAATCATGGTCTGTTCCAGCCCGCGACCGGCGCCGCGCCGGCGACGTTCGAGGCCGGTACGGAGGACTACCGCTACCTCAAGGCCAAGCTGTCCACCTTCAACGTGTACCGCGACAACAAGGCCGGCTTCGCCTGGCTCTTCGACGGCACCACCTTCTGGACCTGGGACGACCCGATCGAGATGAAGCGCAAGGCCCAGTACATCTCCAACCGCAACCTCGGCGGCGCGATGATCTGGTCCCTCGACGGCGACACCCCGACCGGCGAACTCATCTCAGCCCTGCACCGCAACCTCCGCTGA
- a CDS encoding pirin family protein → MPAVTVSDITVLPRVHQPDRAVAKERAVRSVTSAPSGYEGEGFPVRRAFAGVDLSDLDPFIHMDQMGEVEYAPGEPKGTPWHPHRGFETVTYMLDGIMEHQDSQGGGGVISNGDTQWMTAGSGLLHIETPPEHLVLSGGLFHGIQLWVNLPKAQKWAAPRYQDIRGGDSALLSTPDGGALIRVIAGSVDGHDGPGSTHTPITLVHATVSPGAELVLPWQPDYNALVYVLAGQGTVGAEHRPIRKGQLALFGPGDTIRTAAATSQPQAEPNLDVLVLGGRPIREPIAMAGPFVMNTRAEVVQAFEDFQAGKLGSIPAVHGLGTDLHESN, encoded by the coding sequence ATGCCCGCCGTGACCGTTTCTGACATCACCGTGCTGCCGCGTGTCCACCAGCCGGATCGTGCCGTGGCCAAGGAGCGTGCGGTTCGGTCGGTGACCTCCGCGCCGAGCGGGTACGAGGGCGAGGGCTTCCCGGTACGCCGGGCGTTCGCGGGCGTCGACCTGAGCGACCTGGATCCGTTCATCCATATGGACCAGATGGGCGAGGTGGAGTACGCGCCGGGTGAGCCGAAGGGGACGCCGTGGCACCCGCACCGTGGATTCGAGACCGTCACGTACATGCTCGACGGGATCATGGAGCACCAGGACTCGCAGGGTGGCGGCGGCGTCATCTCCAACGGCGACACCCAGTGGATGACAGCCGGAAGTGGATTGCTGCATATCGAGACTCCGCCGGAGCACCTGGTGCTGAGCGGCGGTCTGTTCCACGGCATCCAGCTCTGGGTGAACCTGCCGAAGGCGCAGAAGTGGGCGGCCCCGCGCTACCAGGACATCCGCGGTGGCGACTCGGCGCTGCTCTCCACGCCCGACGGCGGCGCGCTGATCCGGGTGATCGCAGGCTCGGTCGACGGGCATGACGGTCCCGGGTCGACCCACACGCCGATCACGTTGGTGCACGCCACGGTCAGCCCCGGCGCCGAGCTGGTACTGCCCTGGCAGCCGGACTACAACGCGCTCGTCTACGTACTGGCCGGGCAGGGCACGGTCGGCGCCGAGCACCGCCCGATCCGCAAGGGTCAGCTGGCACTCTTCGGCCCCGGCGACACGATCCGTACTGCGGCAGCAACGTCGCAGCCCCAGGCCGAGCCCAACCTCGACGTACTCGTCCTGGGCGGCCGCCCGATCCGCGAGCCGATCGCGATGGCCGGACCGTTCGTGATGAACACCCGCGCCGAGGTGGTCCAGGCCTTCGAGGACTTCCAGGCTGGAAAGCTCGGCTCCATCCCCGCCGTTCACGGCCTCGGCACCGACCTGCACGAGTCCAACTGA
- a CDS encoding GNAT family N-acetyltransferase — translation MLKIRPATPADATPVTAIAQAAFELYIPRIGRPPFPMTVDYAAAIDSGKVWVADDRSTVIGFVLLEDQPDALLLDVIAVSPTAQGTGVGSALLAFVDTEAHSRGHHQITLYTNVAMTENLTYYPHHGYTETHREAFHGFERVHFTKLTAR, via the coding sequence ATGCTGAAGATCCGGCCCGCCACCCCCGCCGACGCCACCCCCGTCACCGCGATCGCCCAGGCGGCCTTCGAGCTCTACATCCCCCGAATCGGCCGCCCGCCTTTCCCGATGACGGTCGACTACGCAGCCGCGATCGACTCCGGCAAAGTCTGGGTCGCGGATGATCGCAGTACGGTGATCGGCTTCGTCCTGCTGGAAGACCAGCCCGACGCGCTCCTCCTGGACGTCATCGCCGTCTCCCCCACCGCACAGGGCACAGGAGTCGGCTCCGCACTACTGGCTTTCGTCGACACCGAGGCCCACTCCCGCGGCCACCACCAGATCACCCTCTACACGAACGTCGCCATGACCGAAAACCTCACCTACTACCCCCATCACGGCTACACAGAAACCCACCGAGAGGCCTTCCACGGCTTCGAACGAGTCCACTTCACCAAACTCACCGCCAGATGA